In Caldicellulosiruptor morganii, the following proteins share a genomic window:
- a CDS encoding TlyA family RNA methyltransferase has product MKKRVDILLVEKGLAQSREKAKALILSGNVYVNNQKVEKAGELIDCDAQIEVKEPLRYVSRGGLKLEKAINFFKIDVTNKIALDIGASTGGFTDCLLQHGAKKVYCVDVGYGQLAWKLREDPRVINFERTNFRYFEREKIPDEIDIVVCDVSFISLTLIANKIKEFMTEGTEGILLIKPQFEAGREEVGKKGVVRSKQTHVNVIRKVVNCYFSLGLGIKGLTHSPIKGPEGNIEYLLYIGYEELPQNVLKNNDIQEIVNRAFEELAN; this is encoded by the coding sequence TTGAAAAAAAGGGTGGATATTTTGCTTGTCGAAAAAGGGCTTGCACAGTCTCGTGAAAAAGCAAAAGCACTTATCTTGAGTGGGAATGTGTATGTAAATAACCAAAAAGTTGAGAAGGCAGGAGAGTTGATTGATTGTGATGCTCAAATTGAGGTGAAAGAACCTCTGAGGTATGTGAGCAGGGGGGGTTTAAAACTTGAGAAAGCAATAAATTTTTTTAAGATAGACGTTACTAATAAGATTGCATTAGATATAGGTGCCTCGACCGGTGGATTTACAGATTGTCTTTTGCAGCATGGTGCAAAAAAAGTATACTGTGTTGATGTTGGTTATGGTCAACTTGCATGGAAATTAAGAGAAGACCCCAGAGTTATAAATTTTGAAAGGACAAACTTCAGGTATTTTGAGAGGGAGAAAATACCGGATGAAATTGACATTGTTGTGTGTGATGTTTCATTTATTTCACTGACGCTTATAGCGAATAAAATAAAAGAATTCATGACAGAAGGTACCGAAGGAATTTTATTGATAAAGCCCCAGTTTGAAGCTGGAAGAGAGGAGGTTGGTAAAAAAGGGGTTGTGAGATCAAAACAGACCCATGTAAATGTAATTAGAAAAGTGGTTAATTGTTATTTTTCTTTGGGTCTTGGTATAAAAGGTTTGACGCACTCTCCTATAAAAGGACCAGAAGGTAACATTGAGTATTTACTTTACATTGGATATGAAGAATTACCCCAGAACGTTTTGAAAAATAATGATATTCAGGAGATTGTCAACAGAGCGTTTGAAGAGTTAGCAAACTGA
- the dxs gene encoding 1-deoxy-D-xylulose-5-phosphate synthase yields MGILEKVNYPEDIKKLSLSELYVLSEEIREFLLYNIANTGGHLAANLGVVELTLALLYTFNPPHDKIVWDVGHQCYVYKILTGRKEKFSTLRKFGGLSGFPKSKESDYDSFDTGHSSTSISVALGFAIARDLNNKDYNVIAVIGDGALTGGLAYEGLNNAGRYNGKLLVILNDNEMSISKNVGAIAKYLSQVRTRPKYFKLKKMADRFVTNIPLIGERLYDLIRKLKGGLKYILFPGTLFEALGFEYYGPIDGHDIKKMCEVFENVKNITKPVLVHVVTQKGRGYEHAEKFPEKYHGVPPFDIETGNHLIDINSKSFSEVLGDKLCKLAKNNRKIVAITAAMPDGTGLSRFAQIYPERFFDVGIAEEHAVTFAAALAKEGLKPFVAIYSTFLQRAFDQIIHDVCIQNLNVVFCVDRAGLVGEDGETHHGSFDISYLTLIPNLTVIAPKDIKEFEMMLEFAAVYDRGPVAIRYPRGTAKVVGIYNPIMFGKAEILTQGKDLAVFAVGRHVSILYDIIRENNLDITLINVRFLKPLDIELIEAIVKTHKKILIVEDNTIVGGLGEKIKSIVAEKNSSNLIKHIGLPDRFVQHGTVGELYSLLGLDRKSLKNVIMELIKN; encoded by the coding sequence TTGGGTATATTAGAGAAGGTAAACTACCCTGAAGACATAAAAAAGCTCAGTCTCTCAGAGTTATACGTTTTATCTGAAGAAATCAGAGAGTTTTTATTGTATAATATAGCTAACACCGGTGGACACTTGGCAGCAAATTTAGGAGTTGTAGAGTTGACATTGGCACTGCTTTATACGTTCAATCCCCCGCACGACAAGATTGTGTGGGATGTGGGTCACCAGTGTTATGTGTATAAGATTCTAACTGGAAGAAAAGAAAAGTTTTCTACTTTGCGAAAGTTTGGCGGTTTGAGCGGCTTTCCAAAGTCGAAAGAAAGTGACTATGACTCGTTTGACACAGGACACAGTTCTACTTCTATTTCGGTGGCGCTTGGGTTTGCCATTGCACGTGATTTGAATAATAAAGATTACAATGTAATTGCTGTAATAGGAGACGGTGCTTTAACAGGTGGACTTGCCTATGAGGGGCTGAACAATGCGGGAAGATATAATGGAAAACTTCTTGTAATATTGAATGACAATGAGATGTCGATTTCAAAGAATGTTGGTGCAATTGCTAAGTATTTGTCGCAGGTTAGAACCCGCCCCAAATATTTTAAATTGAAAAAGATGGCTGATAGATTTGTTACCAATATACCATTGATAGGAGAAAGGCTTTATGATTTAATAAGAAAGCTAAAGGGTGGTCTTAAATATATACTTTTTCCTGGTACACTTTTCGAAGCACTTGGCTTTGAATACTATGGACCTATTGATGGACATGATATAAAGAAAATGTGTGAGGTATTTGAGAATGTTAAAAATATAACAAAGCCTGTATTGGTGCATGTTGTGACTCAAAAAGGTAGAGGTTATGAACATGCAGAAAAATTTCCTGAAAAGTATCATGGTGTTCCGCCATTTGACATAGAGACCGGTAATCATTTAATAGACATAAATTCAAAAAGTTTTTCCGAGGTGTTAGGAGATAAGCTTTGCAAACTTGCAAAGAATAACAGAAAAATTGTTGCAATAACAGCTGCCATGCCTGATGGAACTGGTTTGAGTCGATTTGCGCAGATATATCCTGAAAGGTTTTTTGATGTTGGGATTGCAGAAGAGCATGCCGTGACATTTGCTGCAGCACTTGCCAAAGAGGGTTTAAAGCCGTTTGTTGCAATATATTCTACCTTTCTGCAACGTGCATTTGATCAGATAATTCATGATGTGTGTATACAAAATTTGAACGTGGTATTCTGTGTAGACAGGGCAGGGCTTGTTGGTGAAGATGGGGAAACTCATCATGGCAGCTTTGATATATCTTATCTTACACTGATACCCAATCTAACTGTGATTGCTCCAAAAGATATAAAAGAGTTTGAGATGATGCTGGAATTTGCAGCAGTGTATGACAGAGGACCTGTTGCAATAAGATATCCAAGAGGGACAGCAAAGGTTGTTGGTATTTATAATCCAATTATGTTTGGAAAAGCTGAAATTTTAACACAGGGCAAAGATTTGGCTGTTTTTGCTGTTGGAAGACATGTTTCAATATTATATGATATTATTCGTGAAAACAATTTAGATATAACATTGATAAATGTAAGATTCTTAAAACCTCTGGATATTGAACTTATAGAAGCAATAGTAAAAACGCACAAAAAAATTCTGATTGTTGAGGACAATACTATTGTTGGTGGTCTTGGAGAAAAGATAAAAAGTATTGTTGCTGAAAAAAATAGTTCAAATCTGATAAAACATATTGGTCTTCCTGATAGGTTTGTTCAGCATGGGACTGTTGGAGAGCTCTATTCTTTATTAGGATTGGATAGAAAAAGTTTGAAAAATGTAATTATGGAGTTGATAAAAAATTGA
- a CDS encoding divergent PAP2 family protein, producing MKQVIYEIITNKALQVSVISWFVAQFLKIIITFGITKKLDFKKFISSGGMPSSHSAFACGLSTAVGLIDGFNSTNFAISLTFTLIVMYDAAGVRREAGKQAQTLNELIEIYFFPHYKPQYKLKELIGHKPTEVFVGALLGIVLATLLV from the coding sequence ATGAAACAGGTTATATATGAGATAATCACAAACAAGGCTTTGCAAGTGAGTGTAATTAGTTGGTTTGTAGCTCAGTTTTTAAAAATAATAATAACTTTTGGCATAACAAAAAAGCTTGATTTTAAAAAATTTATTAGCTCGGGTGGAATGCCAAGCTCACATTCAGCATTTGCATGCGGACTTTCAACAGCTGTAGGGCTCATTGATGGGTTTAACTCAACAAATTTTGCCATTTCACTGACATTTACATTAATTGTTATGTACGATGCGGCAGGTGTGAGAAGAGAGGCGGGTAAACAGGCACAGACGTTGAATGAGTTGATTGAGATATATTTTTTTCCACACTACAAGCCACAGTATAAATTGAAAGAATTGATAGGGCACAAACCAACGGAGGTATTTGTTGGAGCACTCCTTGGGATTGTACTTGCCACATTGCTGGTTTGA
- a CDS encoding ATP-dependent helicase, whose amino-acid sequence MEWLKELNQQQLEAVLSTEGPLLVLAGAGSGKTRVITYRIAYILNMGLAKPGNILAITFTNKAADEMKERIKKLVGIESFSEMWISTFHSACARILRMEAHSIGFSNNFVIFDMQDRHQLLKECFEKLNIDQDRLELRYVSRQISNFKNMLISPSDTHKMGDVDPRIVEIYRLYNKLLKEYNALDFDDLIYHTITLFRTNPDILERYQQKFKYILVDEYQDTNDAQFKLIYLLAQKHRNICVVGDDDQSIYSFRGANVRNILEFENVFSDAKVIKLERNYRSTKTILSVANEVIKNNTSRKEKKLWTENNEGEKIYLYTAFDEIDEANFVSMSIKNLIQSGVKPSEIGILYRTNAQSLNFENALSSHAIPYKVVGSLRFFERKEIKDIIAYLRLVTNPHDNLSLFRIINVPKRGIGPGTVEKIKVLSDEYGISAYSLLKERGAMEFDRRTYLKLNEFIFLLEDIRAEADSKSVVEVIKLVLDKTKYMETLLSSKNEEDFQRVKNLEQLISAAAVFEEENEDKSLQNFLNSITLSFEEDEAQKEDRVLLMTIHAAKGLEFDVVFLTGLEEGLFPLLRAEDINGMKEELEEERRLCYVAITRAKKFLVLTYANNRRVFGRFSSRQRSCFLDEIPANYIQQVYTPLRKINFSDMSFNENQQSVTKDSLAVGDIIQHNRFGIGKVLSLSEDLNEVLIEFENYGQKRLLLSYANLRKIG is encoded by the coding sequence ATGGAATGGCTGAAGGAATTAAACCAGCAACAGTTAGAGGCGGTTCTTTCTACAGAAGGACCGCTTTTAGTATTGGCAGGAGCAGGTTCAGGGAAGACAAGAGTAATAACATACAGAATTGCATATATATTGAATATGGGATTGGCAAAACCAGGTAATATACTGGCTATAACATTTACTAACAAAGCAGCAGATGAAATGAAAGAACGTATAAAAAAACTTGTAGGCATAGAGTCTTTCTCAGAGATGTGGATATCCACTTTTCACTCTGCGTGCGCAAGGATACTTAGAATGGAAGCACATAGCATAGGATTTTCAAACAATTTTGTAATATTTGATATGCAGGATAGACATCAGTTATTAAAAGAGTGTTTTGAAAAGCTAAATATAGACCAGGACAGACTTGAACTCAGGTATGTGTCAAGACAGATCAGTAATTTCAAGAACATGCTAATATCTCCATCAGATACCCATAAGATGGGAGATGTAGATCCACGGATTGTTGAAATTTACAGGCTCTATAACAAACTTTTAAAAGAATATAACGCGCTTGACTTTGACGATCTTATTTACCATACAATAACTCTTTTTAGAACAAACCCGGATATCTTGGAAAGATACCAGCAAAAGTTTAAATATATCTTGGTTGATGAATATCAAGATACAAATGATGCACAATTTAAGTTAATTTATTTGCTTGCACAAAAACATAGAAATATCTGTGTTGTGGGAGATGATGATCAGAGTATTTATAGCTTCAGAGGAGCAAATGTAAGAAATATTTTAGAGTTTGAAAATGTGTTCAGTGATGCAAAAGTGATAAAGCTTGAAAGAAATTACCGTTCTACCAAGACAATCTTGTCTGTCGCCAATGAAGTTATTAAAAATAATACTTCCCGAAAAGAAAAAAAACTCTGGACAGAAAATAACGAAGGTGAAAAAATTTATCTTTATACAGCATTTGATGAAATTGATGAGGCAAATTTTGTATCAATGTCGATAAAAAATCTTATTCAAAGTGGAGTTAAACCATCTGAAATAGGGATTCTTTATAGAACAAACGCTCAATCGTTAAACTTTGAGAATGCTCTTTCGTCTCACGCTATACCTTATAAGGTTGTGGGAAGTTTAAGGTTTTTTGAAAGGAAAGAGATAAAGGATATAATTGCATATTTGAGGCTTGTGACCAATCCGCATGACAATTTGAGTTTGTTCAGAATAATAAATGTTCCCAAAAGAGGAATAGGTCCAGGCACAGTTGAGAAAATAAAGGTTTTAAGTGATGAGTATGGAATATCTGCTTACAGCTTATTAAAAGAAAGAGGAGCTATGGAGTTTGACAGACGAACATATCTCAAGTTAAATGAATTTATTTTTCTTTTAGAAGATATCAGGGCTGAAGCTGATTCAAAATCTGTGGTTGAGGTAATAAAGCTTGTTCTGGATAAAACAAAATATATGGAAACTCTACTTTCAAGCAAGAACGAAGAGGATTTCCAGAGGGTAAAGAATCTGGAACAGCTAATCAGTGCGGCCGCTGTATTCGAAGAAGAAAATGAAGACAAAAGCCTGCAGAACTTTTTAAATTCTATTACTCTGAGCTTTGAAGAAGATGAAGCTCAAAAAGAAGACAGGGTTTTGTTGATGACCATTCATGCAGCAAAGGGGCTTGAGTTTGATGTTGTATTCTTAACCGGACTTGAAGAAGGACTGTTTCCTCTTTTGAGAGCAGAGGACATAAATGGGATGAAGGAAGAACTTGAAGAAGAAAGAAGACTTTGTTATGTTGCAATAACAAGGGCAAAGAAGTTTTTGGTGTTGACTTATGCAAACAACAGAAGAGTTTTTGGTAGATTTTCATCAAGACAGAGGTCGTGTTTTCTTGATGAAATTCCTGCAAATTATATTCAGCAGGTTTATACACCGCTGAGGAAAATAAATTTTTCTGATATGAGTTTTAATGAAAATCAGCAAAGTGTTACAAAAGATTCTTTGGCTGTTGGCGATATAATTCAGCACAACAGATTTGGTATTGGGAAGGTATTATCTTTGTCAGAGGACTTAAATGAGGTATTAATAGAGTTTGAAAATTATGGTCAAAAGAGATTGCTTTTGTCATATGCAAATCTCAGAAAGATTGGTTGA
- the pheT gene encoding phenylalanine--tRNA ligase subunit beta, which translates to MKVSLEWLKSLVDINCEVDKLVENLTMTGTKVEGYEKRLDSVRNVVVGKIIEISSHPENPNLSVCRVDIKDEVLTIITAAKNVYRGAFVPVAKIGATIANGKEINKMEFKGVVSEGMLCSLYELGLTSAEFPYADESGIFILEGMDDEKLGTDIKKALGIDDIIIDFEITSNRPDCLSIVGLAREIAAVLKTDLKFPSITYNETEDKIENYLDKIEIQNRNICKRYIGKVIKNVKIGPSPQWLRKRLVACGIRPINNIVDVTNYVMLEIGQPLHAFDLSKIHGRSVFVRLAKDGEEITTLDGVKRTLRTVDIVIADEDRAIAVAGVMGGLDTEVDQNTTTVLLEAATFNPAMVRRTSRYLGLRTEASNRFEKGLSPYFAEVAIQRACALIEQIGAGEVVKGAIDTYLDIQQQVTVKADFSYTERLLGVSIPQDEIIDILNRLEISYDKEKGVFVVPPFRVDIADMADISEEVIRIYGYDKIPSRVYMGNAISSGLTQKQKMVSDIRSFLANSGYYEVYSYSFESPKIYEILKGYKLDDAVKILNPLGEDFSIMRMQLLSSILKTLYLNLSRNIKDIKIFEIAPVFKKSADKLPEEKLVLALGNAGQDFYFVKGILENLFDMLRIKDIEFSSDHANLNLHPTRSAKIVSKDILIGYIGEVHPDILEKFDIQTRAIFAEVYIDALLEVEKKDKKYTPLPKYPAVERDYAFLVPDEIESRVIEEIFKKYASEILEEFYLFDVYKGQQIKEGFKSYAYKAVFRSKEKTLSDDDILIIQERILDDLKKYNIVLREQ; encoded by the coding sequence GTTGAAGGTTATGAGAAAAGACTTGATTCTGTTAGGAATGTAGTTGTAGGGAAAATAATAGAAATATCTTCGCACCCAGAAAACCCTAACCTGTCTGTTTGCAGGGTTGATATAAAAGATGAAGTTTTGACAATTATCACGGCGGCTAAAAATGTTTACAGGGGTGCTTTTGTTCCTGTTGCAAAAATTGGCGCAACCATTGCAAATGGCAAAGAGATTAACAAAATGGAATTCAAGGGTGTTGTTTCAGAAGGTATGCTTTGCTCCTTATATGAACTGGGGCTAACAAGTGCTGAGTTTCCTTATGCAGATGAAAGTGGTATTTTTATTCTTGAGGGTATGGATGATGAAAAACTTGGTACTGACATCAAAAAAGCCTTGGGGATAGATGATATTATCATAGACTTTGAAATAACCTCCAATAGACCTGATTGCTTGAGCATTGTGGGTTTGGCAAGGGAGATTGCAGCAGTTTTGAAGACAGATTTGAAATTTCCAAGCATAACCTATAATGAGACTGAAGATAAAATTGAGAATTATCTTGATAAAATTGAAATTCAAAACAGAAATATCTGCAAAAGATATATAGGTAAAGTTATAAAGAATGTCAAAATTGGACCATCTCCACAGTGGCTTAGAAAGAGGCTTGTTGCCTGTGGTATTCGACCAATAAATAATATTGTCGATGTTACAAACTATGTTATGCTTGAGATAGGGCAGCCTCTTCATGCATTTGATCTAAGTAAAATTCATGGAAGAAGTGTATTTGTAAGGCTTGCAAAAGATGGTGAAGAGATTACCACTCTTGACGGTGTAAAAAGGACACTGAGGACAGTGGATATAGTTATTGCAGATGAAGACAGGGCAATTGCAGTAGCTGGTGTAATGGGTGGCTTGGACACAGAGGTTGACCAAAATACCACTACAGTACTCCTTGAAGCTGCCACATTCAATCCTGCAATGGTACGAAGAACCTCGAGATATTTGGGGCTCAGAACAGAAGCTTCAAATAGGTTTGAAAAAGGCCTGAGTCCTTATTTTGCAGAGGTTGCAATCCAACGAGCATGTGCTCTAATTGAACAAATAGGTGCAGGCGAGGTTGTAAAAGGAGCTATAGACACTTATTTGGATATTCAGCAGCAAGTAACAGTAAAAGCTGACTTTTCCTATACAGAAAGGTTGCTTGGAGTGAGTATTCCACAGGATGAAATTATAGATATTCTAAATAGACTGGAAATTTCTTACGATAAGGAAAAGGGAGTTTTTGTGGTTCCGCCCTTTAGAGTTGATATAGCAGATATGGCTGATATATCTGAAGAGGTAATAAGAATCTATGGTTATGATAAAATTCCTTCAAGGGTTTATATGGGAAATGCAATTTCTTCAGGTCTTACTCAAAAGCAGAAGATGGTAAGTGATATCAGAAGTTTTCTTGCAAACAGTGGTTATTATGAGGTTTATTCTTATTCATTTGAATCACCCAAAATATATGAAATCTTGAAAGGATACAAATTGGATGATGCAGTTAAAATTTTAAATCCTCTTGGCGAGGATTTTTCCATCATGAGAATGCAGCTTTTGAGTTCTATTCTTAAAACTCTTTATTTAAATCTTTCACGGAATATAAAGGATATTAAGATATTTGAAATTGCACCTGTTTTCAAAAAATCTGCTGACAAACTTCCAGAAGAGAAACTTGTATTAGCTTTGGGCAACGCAGGGCAGGATTTTTATTTTGTAAAAGGAATCCTGGAGAACCTTTTTGATATGCTAAGGATTAAAGATATAGAATTTTCCTCTGATCATGCGAATTTGAATTTGCATCCAACAAGATCAGCTAAAATTGTATCAAAAGATATATTAATAGGATATATTGGTGAGGTACATCCTGATATTCTGGAAAAGTTTGATATTCAAACAAGAGCAATATTTGCTGAGGTGTATATTGACGCGCTTTTAGAAGTTGAAAAGAAGGATAAGAAATATACGCCTCTTCCCAAGTATCCTGCGGTTGAAAGAGACTATGCATTTTTGGTACCCGATGAAATTGAGAGCAGGGTAATTGAAGAAATATTCAAAAAGTATGCATCAGAAATTTTGGAAGAGTTTTATCTGTTTGATGTGTATAAAGGTCAACAAATCAAAGAAGGGTTTAAAAGCTATGCATACAAAGCAGTGTTCAGGTCAAAGGAAAAGACTTTGTCGGATGATGATATTCTGATCATTCAAGAGAGAATCCTGGATGATTTGAAAAAATACAATATTGTTCTGAGGGAGCAGTAG